The Mycolicibacterium boenickei genome has a segment encoding these proteins:
- a CDS encoding type B 50S ribosomal protein L31, with amino-acid sequence MKPDIHPDYHPVVFQDAATGTQFLTRSTATSERTIDWPTAQGIQTYPLIVVDVTSDSHPFWTGSARHIDSAGQVEKFRRRYGRR; translated from the coding sequence ATGAAGCCCGACATCCACCCCGACTATCACCCCGTGGTGTTCCAGGACGCCGCGACCGGCACCCAGTTCCTCACCCGGTCGACGGCCACCAGCGAGCGCACCATCGACTGGCCCACCGCCCAGGGAATTCAGACCTATCCGTTGATCGTCGTCGACGTCACCAGCGACTCACACCCGTTCTGGACCGGGTCGGCCAGGCACATCGACTCGGCCGGACAGGTGGAGAAGTTCCGGCGGCGTTACGGCCGCCGCTAG
- a CDS encoding MBL fold metallo-hydrolase, translating to MRLKPGRPDLAPYARYFDAPPASAQSPVTVSWAGVSTLLVDDGTSAVLTDGFFSRPALPTVVLGKLSPSLPRIDGSLARLGIDRLEAVLPVHTHFDHAMDSAVVARRTGARLVGGTSTAQVGVGGRLAPEQIVTVTPGEAVTLGAFEVTLFESEHCPPDRFPGVITTPVVPPVKTSAYKCGEAWSTLVHHRPSDHRVLIVGSAGAVPGALAGQHAEVVYLGIGQLGLQSERYFESYWAETVRTVGARRVVLIHWDDFFRPLHKPLRALPYAGDDLDVSMRILTRLAERDNVSLHLPTLWERADPWLS from the coding sequence ATGCGGCTCAAGCCCGGCAGACCCGACCTGGCCCCCTATGCGCGGTACTTCGACGCGCCGCCGGCTTCCGCGCAATCCCCGGTCACCGTCAGCTGGGCCGGGGTCAGCACGCTGCTGGTCGACGACGGCACGTCGGCGGTTCTCACCGACGGATTCTTCTCGCGGCCTGCGTTGCCGACCGTCGTCCTGGGCAAGCTTTCGCCGTCACTGCCCCGCATCGACGGCAGCCTGGCCCGCCTCGGCATCGACCGGCTCGAAGCGGTGCTGCCGGTGCACACCCACTTCGACCACGCCATGGACTCGGCGGTGGTGGCCAGGCGCACCGGCGCGCGACTGGTCGGCGGCACCTCGACGGCCCAGGTCGGCGTCGGCGGCAGGCTTGCCCCCGAGCAGATCGTCACGGTCACCCCGGGCGAAGCCGTCACCCTCGGCGCCTTTGAGGTCACACTCTTCGAGTCCGAGCACTGCCCACCGGACCGCTTCCCCGGCGTGATCACCACGCCCGTCGTTCCGCCGGTGAAGACCTCGGCGTACAAGTGCGGCGAGGCCTGGTCGACCCTGGTGCACCATCGGCCCAGCGACCACCGCGTGCTGATCGTCGGCAGCGCCGGCGCGGTGCCGGGCGCGCTGGCCGGGCAGCACGCCGAGGTGGTGTACCTGGGGATCGGCCAACTCGGGCTGCAGTCCGAGCGGTACTTCGAGAGCTACTGGGCCGAGACCGTGCGCACGGTCGGCGCGCGCCGCGTCGTGCTGATCCACTGGGACGACTTCTTCCGCCCGCTGCACAAACCGTTGCGCGCACTGCCGTACGCCGGTGACGACCTCGACGTCTCGATGCGGATCCTGACCCGGCTGGCCGAACGTGACAATGTCAGCCTGCACCTGCCGACCCTGTGGGAACGCGCCGACCCGTGGCTCAGCTGA